TTTCTCTTTTatagttgtaatattcattcagttAGTCACTATGCATACTCTATTGTCTCATACATGACTATTGTTCAGGGAATTGTATTATGTACACTGATATTTAATTCAATATACCACTTggtttaaaaaaaatatgaaaaatgttgctAAGTAGCAGTAAATGTTGGTTTTATTTCAAGATGATTTTGGTTTATCAATCGTTAATTCTTGAGTTTTTAATTTGGTTAAATGGTGAACCGAACCAAATAAACCGATTCCATCTTTGGTTGGGTCAGTTTGGTTTTAATATATTCGGTTTGGTTATTGGATctcaaaaatatttttaaaaaaccgACTTATCCAAACCGATTAAGCCAAATAAATCACAAACCGGCCGAACGTACACCGCTACTATTTAAGATCTTCCCTCCCTCCTTATTTAATTTACGCTGCATTCTCGAGCCGCTACTATTTAAGATCTTCCCTCCCTCCTTATTTAATTTACGCTGCattctcgagtttttttttttagtaGTGGAAAGGAAATAAATTGAGCGGATTAAAAAACTATATACATTCTCGACTTTCCGCTCTCAATTGGACTTCAAAAGGATACCTACATAATTCTCTTAATATTATCTCTAATACTTATATTATCTCATAACTAACATTATTTTTGTTATCCAAACATAACTAATGATTTAATTACGTTATTCGATCGTGATGATGAAACAATTCGCTATTATAATGTAATCCCAAACATCCTCTTCGTAAGTGTGTAGTAACTACCAAGTAATCAAACATACGGCTCTTCGTTCTACGGAGATATAAgaaaaaactagtgaaatgacccgtgaaatcacgggtttgtttaaacgaaacagtttaatgatatgttttaggtattaagtgatggtaaatgttaaagttatttagtttaatgatctgtggaaccacatagtccgactaagaaactcgtcagctgaacatttaatcaaacacctaaaatgcatattaaacaatcctcatccactcataagagataatattggttgtcattttattttaaaagtgtaaattaaaaatataaatataaaattggtttccttctgcctaacttttaCATCTTTTCGTActcaattaaaaataattaattacagtacaataatttaaaattatttaattttaataattaaaataattattaataagatttaataataataattaattaataagatttaattttaatttaaaattatttaaattaatgacatcacccaccatgcttagatttttttttttctttttaattttttcttaacaaaggaattagcctaattatgacatcatcattttagcaatataatagaaactatagatagatagatgataCCAAATCATGAGTCCCAAATATTCTCAAGTATTTGGGCTTCTTGGCCGATAAATATAGAAAAATTAGTGAAAACGCCTTAAAGTTTCAAAGTGTTTACAAGATGTCCTTAaaattacaaaattgtaaaaattgTCTCCTGACCACACCAAACACGGTGCTCAGTGCGTAGTGTGTGGTGCTTGATCGTAAATTCATTACTACGACATCGTTCGAAGTTACACCCAACTCGCACTAAGCATGGTGCGTGATGCGTGGTCGTTGATCATTTCTACGACATTGCTCAAGGTTAGCAACTCGCAACAAGCACGGTGGGTGGTGTTTAGTCGTGATCATTTCTACGACATCGTACAAGATTACACACAATTAGCACCAAGCACGGTGCGTGGTGCTCAGCTCGTGGTGCTTGGGCGTTGATTCATTTCATCTAAAGTTACACGCAACTCGCACCAAGCAGGTGCGAAGACATTTTTACAATTACGAAAATTTAAGGGTATATCGTTAACACTTTAGGATTTGTGGGTATTTTGACCAATTTCCCATGAATATATACTCACCTTAATAAAGTGAAAAGCCTTTCAAGATGAAAGAAGCGTTCTTTATAAAGTTGCACCTAAGACCACTCCCTATAGttcattacccgctcattacccgtcaattacccgtcattacccgtaactGACCATAGGCACGAGCTAGTTACCCGCTTTGGTTACTCGCATCCACCATCAATTTAACGGAAGGTTTaagtttagttataggaattgtggggccaatggctttttattgttggacttgatgctttattgcttgtacgttgtatattaagaggagtattgttttagcaattatagggagtgtttaattatgagttagttataggatattggtgttgatgtggcgctgatgtggaaggttaagaggatgaatagtttagttacgataaggAGTGACCTAAATAATGTTGATAGAGAAGATTGGTTAACGATGAAATGTTTAACAACTGTAATAAATCTTAGAAGACAGAGCATAAATACGTAATTTGGCCTTATACAAATTTAATTGAACACAATTAGTTAAAATAGATTACGGTTTTAGAGCTCTTTATGGCTTAAAATTTGAAACAAACTCGTGAATGTGAAATTTGTTCTTGTTGTTTAGTTTGCAGTTATCATAAAACAATTACCAACTAAATAATCTCTTAAATAACAATAGCACTATGATTTTTTAAGCTTTTTACATACGACTGCTAATTTCTGTTCGGCTTGTTTTTAATTCTGAAGACCAGTTCCTATAATGTTTAAATTAATAATTAGATTTCAACAGGTATTAACTGGCAGGGATGTGACATATACTTAAGATGATGTGAACCCTCAGTACATAAGTCTCTTCATTACACTTGTATTTAGCCATATGGGAGCGAAATTAAAGACATGAGAAAGAGACGGGTCAGAAATACTCCCTTTAAAAGCATCACGACGTATCACCTACTTTTAGTTATGTTTTGACGCACAACAAAATGGGTCGTTAACATACAACTTGATCTTCTTTAAACCGTGATGCACGGTGAATGTTCATCATTCAACGAATTTCTATTAAATGTAATAACTTCATATCCATTTACACAAACAGGTGTGCAAGATCTACTTAAAGGAGTATTGAATGTGTCTCTTATATAATGTTAAAATATCGTGCTGTTTCAATTTAAACATGATGATATGTATATATCTTTGGGCTTCTACATGGGCTTGGCCAAtaggttattttttttttttttttttttttttcctttgaaaaaaaaaaaaaaaacaataacatTAACGGACCTGAAGATCAAAGAAAAACTCTACTTTCCTCTTATAAACACTACACTCGAGGGAAGCAAACGATGCACGCCTCTAAGGCCTCCATCTCATCTCACATTCGGGTTTTAGCTGTATACTAATTAACCACCATCATTGTATCTAATCAATCTATGTAGGGTTTGCATACGGTAACCAGAATGTTAAAGCTCCATTTGTTCCTTCCAATCCGGAAACTATTTGCTTGATCACAAAGTATTCACAACCCATTAGTATTATTGATTCAGTGTGCGTGTGTGTAAGAGTTCAAATCATATTAAATGTGAATATGATATAATAGGTGAACCATTTAATACAGTTTGAACTGGCATTCTGACCCATACAAATTGCATCCATATATTTATATTGTATATAACACACGTATGTGTGTTACTTTTTATATAATGAAGGCATTTTGTACATATCATTATTGGAACTAAATCCAACATTTTGATAACACAGCAATACAGTTTTACAGTCACCAAGCATGTCATTTATGACAAAGGTTCAATCATATACGCAAAGTTAACACGCTTTTGTATCGTTACAATTACCGAACATGATGTTTACAATTTGTTTGTGTACTTGTGTCTGCAGAAAACAGTTTTGTCGGTGGATCTACGATGTTTGAAGTGCAGGAAGAAGTTAATGATGAAGATATCATCGATTGAAGGAATAGATTTGATAGTACTAGATCCTTCCAAAAACATAGTAACGGTTATTGGTGAGGCTGATCCTATGAAGGTCGTACGAAAGGTGAGGAAATTTAGAAGCTCTGCACAGGTAGTAACTGTAGGACCCGCAAAGGAAGAAAAGAAAGACGAGAAAAAGGTTGAGAAAAA
This genomic window from Rutidosis leptorrhynchoides isolate AG116_Rl617_1_P2 chromosome 2, CSIRO_AGI_Rlap_v1, whole genome shotgun sequence contains:
- the LOC139892336 gene encoding heavy metal-associated isoprenylated plant protein 2-like: MSFMTKKTVLSVDLRCLKCRKKLMMKISSIEGIDLIVLDPSKNIVTVIGEADPMKVVRKVRKFRSSAQVVTVGPAKEEKKDEKKVEKKDEKNVEKKDDKKDTSAHTVVHCSTPRTCHSCDVWYVVSQDYVSPCHIL